The Aphidius gifuensis isolate YNYX2018 linkage group LG2, ASM1490517v1, whole genome shotgun sequence DNA window CAAGAAGGCAAGCTATTAGCACGAGGTGAAATTGATCAATCATCAGTAACCTGGAAACCAGTTGATAATTTCACAATAACTGATAACAATGTTTTGAAAAATCGTGATTTCCATTCACTATCATGGGATCGTAGAGCCATTGACTTGGATGATTTAGTTGGAAAAGATGATCAACTTCTTACTGGTATATAATCatttaatcatcaacaaaattaaataacacaaatgtgaataataacaattattattacaggtgtaagatttaaattaattggagcacatttaaattttgaaattcgtGTTACaccatttaattttacaagtgGTTTATTGAATAAACCAATGGAGATGAGTGTTTGGATTAGTAATGATAACACTGACATGACTACTCATACAAATCAACTTGGTCCAaggtaataaaatatcaataatattttctaattaaaaatctaattataataaattgatataaatgtaatttattaatgaaaattttaattttagaactGAATTTAATACAAAAGAATTGGATGTATCAACTAAAACAAAAGCTCCAAATTTTCCTGatacaaaaacaaatcaatttcttcattttaatCCAACTGATCTTAAAAAAGATGCTGCACAAACAACAATACCATTTATTGATATTCAACCAGTTTATACAGATCCACCATTTCCATTATCTGGTGCTGGTATTTATCACAAAGGACGTGATGGTTTTGGTGGATATATTGCACCTAAAATAATGACTTATAATTTTGCAAAACATTTACATGCTGATTTACCACCACCAGTACCAATCATCGGTTTAAATGACATACCACAATaaccaattaaaatatttattcttcctttttttttgtttttaaattatcataaaaaattatccccttgttttttgtttttcaacttCCATGACAATATTAGTTGTAGCCATTTTAACCAAAAGTAATTTGAAGCGTGATAAtagctttaattattaatttttttaaaatatttaatctacCTTTGAATTCTCGTATGTATGATTAATATTTagctatttttctttaaactaaaaaacaattaaaaacaagaatatattgctacaattaaaaataattaaatttaaaatttgttgatacatttttttaaaaataattaatcttcATTAACgtaccatatatttttttgtttgtcaattTCATGACGTTTTTGTATACAACAAatgatgtaataaataaaattgaattataatttcaagcaacttgttattttcattttttaataattgtaaattattttgtttttcagcattttgttatttaaaattttataatcattaaataatacattgagtcatttaaatcaattataaaataataataaaatttaattatttatgattaaataaattccagatattgatgtaattattatttatttgtcaatcatttttttttttttcaacagagcaattttttaaatacatcaaattattatttgacattatagtgttaaagaaaaaaataatttcaagtgtTTAACAAAAATCTAGTAGGTAAAAACCTTGTTACaataaagtagaaaaaaaaaaaaaaaaacaaatggtgTTTATATCACATATAATTAGGATATTTGCTcagaagaaaattaataatatcaggTGATTAAATTATGCATTAATACGATCAGCCAATGAGCAACTTAAACCAGTATTATCAGGTTCAATATTAAGCTCTTTGATTGTTCCATTGTCGACAACCATGGAGTAGCGTTTGCTACGAGTACCACCAAGTACAGCAAGATCAACTTCAACATCAAGTGCTTTTGTAAAATCACCATTTGTATCAGCAAGCATTCTAACCTATCAAtacaataatagaaaaattattataattaatcaaaatatttaaaaggtgttaaatataattaattacttttcCATCTGCTCCTTGATGTTTTCCCCATGCTGCCATGACAAATGGATCATTTATACTGACACAAAAGATTGAAGAAATACCTTTTTCTTTGAGCTCTTCAGCTCTTGTAATATAACCAGGAAGATGagtctaaaaaataaacaaattaaataattaatttgcatttttttaagCAAATTATAAAGTGAGAAAAGTAATTACTTTTGAACATCCTGGAGTAAATGCACCAGGTACaccaaatataattattttttgtccagCAGCAACTTCAGCAATGTTAACCTTGTTACTTGGAGCATCCTCGTAGAGGTCTATTGCTGGTAATTGATCTCCAACCTAtcattttatcaatcaattattaattttttaatttttaaatattatgtcAATTAAACTTACAGCGATAaccatattttttgatgataaatgaaATCCTTGTCGACCAAAATAATTCAACGATTGTCTCCTGGCAACGGAAATTACACGACTGACAAACTGAGTcatctgtttttattatttaatataaaaaaaaaaaaaaggtgaatcgattattgattcaattatgataatacgtaatttcaatgaaatttttattgtcaagtaattgtaattttaatttattgctaattgtaattacttttttaaaatttacttattattCAACACGTAAATTgcgatgtgttttttttttttttttatttagacaaACAACGTGACATTACATAAACAGGggacatgttttttttttatttttaggtttGGTTGGTAGCAGTTGGTATTTGGtagcatgattttttttttttttttttaattagtgtttaattaaaaatgtatatgtacTTAAAAGCTTGAGTAAGAACTATGTtggtttagaaataaatatttacaaatgtttagaaaataaaatatttttgtaattttgtttttttattaaataaataaatattatttttaccaagtacagttattagtaataataacttGATTCACtcgatgatatatttaaattaacataactttttacatttattctTTGTAtgctaatttaaatatatcatccAGTGGATTAAGGTTGTATGTTTTGGACGGCTTTCTAGCTTTCGCattcattttttgttcaatttgatttaaatatttatcacgtGCTTGTATGTCAAGTGATTGACGATA harbors:
- the LOC122848278 gene encoding peroxiredoxin-5, mitochondrial: MTQFVSRVISVARRQSLNYFGRQGFHLSSKNMVIAVGDQLPAIDLYEDAPSNKVNIAEVAAGQKIIIFGVPGAFTPGCSKTHLPGYITRAEELKEKGISSIFCVSINDPFVMAAWGKHQGADGKVRMLADTNGDFTKALDVEVDLAVLGGTRSKRYSMVVDNGTIKELNIEPDNTGLSCSLADRINA